The stretch of DNA TCATTTAGCATCAATGCGACCTGCCTTCAGCATCTTTACCAGGAAATGAGTTGCCTGCCTTTTCTGTAGTTTACAACGTTTTCTTTGAGGCTTCTACACATTAAGAGAAAGAATTTCAATATATTGCTTAAAACTCTACACagaaaatgttttatgtattgtAACATTAAGACATTAATCGTTGTTGTTCCTGTGTGCCTCTTCTAGAAGCTTTTGGAACCAATTAAATACTTCTTGTTAAAGCATACAACAATAAAGTGCTTTCAGATTCAAACTATTTTACACGTTTATCCTCTATGGAATATCTACTTTAAAAACCCAGATCACTTCACAAACTGAGATGGACTTCTTCCAGCgaatacacactctcacacacacacaaacacacagagagagagagagagagcgtctgAGAGCACAGCCTTTTATTGATCTCACAGAGTCAGTGACAGACGCTGGAGTCAGTTTAATTACAGCTTAGACCATGGGGATTGGTTTATAATATCTGTGCTCATCAACGGGtaaaacacacataaaacctGCACTGATGCTAATATTATACTGCGCTGCTGACTCTATCAGGGGCCTTTactgttttgaataaatgtaaaaaaaatcagcatctaaagaaacaaacagaaacatgTGAAGGGCTTATTAAAATGTACTCGGgtgaattatttttctattttctgaaATGAACACATCATAATTCAAGCTGttatgagaaaaagaaaagaaaagaaaggtttGTCCAGAGGAGGTGCTGCGGCGTCAGTAGTATGGCCTTCTGGGATTGTTCTGTGCAGAAACACAAGACACATGTTAGTAAAACTACAGGCTTCTCTACATCTGCACACGACACCGATGCGTTCTGGATCACAGACTAATCAAACAGATTCATGGAACTGCATCGCTGCAATGGCTGATGGGTAATGAGTGTGTGAGTCTCACCAGAGGGTTGGGTCTGAAGCGATATGCAAGCATCATCCTCTTACGGAAAGCATCATACTCATCATCACTCTTCGAGAGTTCAGCGGGTCTGTCCACACCGAAGCCTGCGCCGTCCACGGCCGTGGAGCCtctgcacacgcacacacacacgcgcacacactcaGCACTAGGGTGGTCAAAATGGCTGAACAACTAAATGATAATTGATACCAtcattattgtaaatatattaagagtttaaaagtttaaaaggcATAATTCGAGGCCACAAGAGGGCACcaagcaaaatattactaatacaCTTATTCAGAGCAATGAACTAacaagtgtgtgagtgagagaatgagtgtgtgtgtgcgagagacagtgagagagtgagtgtgagcgagtgagagCGAGAGTGAGAGTCTCTTCACCTGTTGACAGGGTTCTTGATGCCCTGTCCATCTGAGCCGAGTCCATCTCCCTCCTTCCAGCCCATCTTCATCAGCATCTTGAAGCCGATGTTCTCCACCGTCAGCTTGAACTCTTTGTACTCGGAGTAATCTGGGTCTCTGCCCTCCTGCACGTCACAGACAGGAAATACACACTTCACTGCTTCCGGTCTCATTTAGCAGATGCAGAACTGCAagtatgactgttttcaaacaggttctGTGGGTGTCAGGTCACTTGACGTGATCAGTCTCACCTTCAGAGCTTTGAAAGTCTCCATGAACTTCTCCAGCTCATCCGGAGGCAGGAAGTCACCAATGAAGTGCTTCCCTTTGCCCATCTCCGTCAGCTGCTCCGCCCactctgtgacacacacacacacacacacacacatcacgtcACGTGTGTGTCATATAAACCCTCACATGGTTCcctgtttgacctctgacctcgggTCTTCTCCATCTCCATGTGTCTGAGCCGATGCTCCCAGGTTCCGTCGTCAGGATCCAGCTCCTCGTCGCTGTCGTACTCGTGCTGGTGGTTCTTGATGGCCTTCTCCCACAGCAGCTGCATGTCCTGCATCGCACGCTTGTGCTTCATGATCATGTCGAACATCTCCTGcatctgatgcacacacacacacacacacacacactcatgttaaGTGCTGTATTACTCTAGGAGGGGGATATTGATGTGATTTTATCGATGATGATAATTAAGAGTGTTATCGtccccgggtcggggacctagtaacattgcaggGTTCagtcccgggacgagcgctgtgtgaacaaaagccagatctaatgccgtaaagagtgtgtcgtagtgatgattcatgttatcgcgcgactcttttaccggcagTTTtgaaacatatgtgcaaactgtaatgaagcagagatcagttagttcctcactttccgcgctgacgcagagatcgttcgcttgcttcagtgaaagtataacgtgcctagcgtctCGACTcttacattacacgtcacgcgctgatgtcacgtgtcgttacgggatcttcacgggGTGTGTGTGAAAGTGCAGAATCCAgcgacacattacccgtgtatttccAGAAGCGCAGGGTGAAAGGGGCTTCAGAGACACAGAACAGTGCCGCCGCTGTGTTTGGGATTATTTTTGTTGGAGAAATAGAGCCAAAACAGACTATATGATGTCTAAAACAGAAGATtcttaacttcttgtttattgaactgttgtaaaaaatatatgtattatattataatatttgtaatcaTGGAAATTTTGGAAAATGAAATGGCACTCTTCTTGTCAAATTGATTATATGAAGtggaataattatataaatttactGGCCCCATGTCTTGAATTTGTGATCATATTAAACGTATTTTAAAAGACTATTAATCTACATGAATCTGACCTGATGATTGTTTATTCTGTCACAAATGTTTCTGATCTGATCTATGAGACTGTAAGGCATgaatatattatgatattataaaCACTGACATTAGGATTTTATgctgctttaaaacaatgtgtactgtgaaaaataataaatcaaataaaataaaaatataaatcaaatttactttaaatttttatTGAAAGTATATTTGCTTCTAAGAGAGTTTAGGGGGTTtatgggtaatgtgtgtgtgctcGTACTTCCTGTTGTTCTTTGAGTTGTTTCTTCTGATCGTCTGACAGCTCCGTCACACCCACCAGACCCACCGGCTTCCCCTTCTTATATCCCAGACTGCTCAGCTcctgatctacacacacacacacacacacacacagagtacagaTGCTGTCAGGTTATGCATAAAGATTTAAGAGAGTATGATTCTGTTTCTGTgattgtgtctgtgtgcgtgtgtgtgtgtgagcgtgtctggaagtgtgtgtgtatctgtgtgaccgtgtgtctgtgagtgtgtgtgtgtgtgtgtgtgtgtgtgtgtgtgagagtgagagtgtgtgtgtgtgtgtgagagtgggcatgtttttgtatcatatcaggacacaactctgtataatgtcatgggtatgacacaggtattacaaggagagggtgacttatgaggacataacccatgtctccatttttcaaaacacttataaatcatacagaatgagtttttttgagaaagtaaaaatgcacaaagtttcctgtgagggttagggttaggtgtagggttggtgaagggacatagaatatacagtttctacagaataaaaaccattacacctatgggatgaacacactttacacaaaaacaaacgtgtgagtgtgtgtgtgtgtgtgtgtgagtgtgtgtgtgagcatgtgtgtgtttgcgtgtgtctgtgagcgtgtgtgtgtctctgtgtgtgtgtgtgtgtgtaccggtcAGTGCAGGCGTGCTGGATGCGGCCGCTGGAGCAGTAGGGCTGATGACTGTCGGTGTGGGCAGCTCCACTTTATCGTCTTCGGCTCCCCAGcggctcttcctcttcctcttggcagcggtgtgtgtgtgtgtgtgttcctgtgagTCATTCTGAACAGACGTCTGCGACTCAGTGCTCTTATCCTGACGGAGCTCGTCCACTTTAGCCTTATAGAAGCGATGAGCCGCGCTCTGATAGTCGTACAGGAAACTGAGACAGAGCAACAAAACAAGCTTCTGTTCATCACTGCCTCCATATCCTGGTGTGTTTAAGGCTTATCATATCCATGTTAAATATATTGTGGGAGTTTGACACAGGTGAGCGGCTCAGGCCCTCGTGGAgcggtgtgtttgtgtttgtgctgcACAGACGGTCTGGTCTGATTACAGCTCCTTCCAGAGCATCTCACCTGAAGGCAGGATTGTCTCGGTTGTGTTGAGCAGCCATGATCTCCACCTCTGGGCCGCCGTCCGCCACGAAGCGCGCCAGTTTCTCCGCCACCTTCCTGGTGCTGTCGTCCACTGAGGAGGAGACTTTAAGCAGTCTATCAGAACCAGCAGCTCAAACTAAACAAGCTCCATTATGAGTGAGTGTACTGCAGCAGAGAGAGAGCTGGATGGGGTTTGAGAAGAGCACAGGGACGTCTGACGACACACACACTCGgggaaacacacagacacacacacacacacacacacacacacacggggaaacacacggacacacacacacacacagacacacacacacacacacggggaaacacacggacacacagacacacacacacactcgggggaaacacacggacacacacacacacactcgggaaaacacacggacacacacacacacacactcggggaaacacacggacacacacacacactcggggaAACACACggacacacggacacacacacacacacacacacacacacacacacacactcgggggaaacacacggacacacacacacacacacactcggggaAACACacggacacactcacacacacacacactcgggaaaacacacggacacacacacacacacacacacactcgggaaaacacacggacacacacacacggaagggacacacacacacgtggacacacacacacactcgggaaaacacacggacacacacacacacacacactcgggaaaacacgcacccacacacacacacacacacacacacacacacacacacacacgtggacaCACACTGATAACAGTTTGTGCGGGGCAGCGTTCACTGAACAGAGCACACGTATGTACTCTACACACATGTGAATAATTAAAGCACAATTATTAAACCTGCCTCACATATTCACTGGATTAGTAGCACTTGTGAATTCACAGTAGCATTATGTTTATGATGATTAAACGGTCTGATAATGTGTGTCATGGATTCTCGACGCAGGTCAAGTGAAACGGAGTTTATTCTCTAAACGGATACAGTGATATAATGGAGGAATGTCTGCATCTCTCACCATCGGTCTGCAGCGACGCGTCTCGTCTGATCTCTGCCACTCTCTTCCTGTAGTACAGATGCTCCTTACTGCTCTTCTCAAACAAGAACCTGTGCAGGACAGAGTCAGAGCTGGACCGTCtggacacaacacaacacaagcaGCTACGAGAGACACCAGGAACTCACGAGAAGACCGGATCCTCTCTGTAGTCCTCCATGGCCTTCCTCTCCAGCTCTGAGCCGCCTTCAGCGACGAACGAGGCCATCTTATCGATGACCAGACGCAGATCTCCGTCCTCTGGGGGGGAAACTTTAAGCAGGCTATGAGAACGCCAGCATAACGCAAACACAGCACATGTCTGATCATCTGACGGACATACAGTCACACGATGAGCCGAGTGAGCAGCGGACCGACAGCAAGACACTAAACCTGAGCCTTTCTGCTCTTTCTTCAGCTCTGAGCTGCACTACGACTGCTCCAGGAACACATCTCAGTCTCTGTGCTTCTATAGTTCATTCAATTCAAGTCAAACTTTCTGCAAACCTGTTTGATCAAAAGAGTGGTTCGTCTTCCCTTTCTAAACAAGACATGTCTGCTGAAATAATAACAGAAGAAATGATTCTCAGGTCAGTATACACACACCTCTCCATCTTCAGGCAAAGATTTATCAGTTATATTTTCAAAGCTTTCTTCTGTATTACGAAGCATATTTGATTGAAACCAATGATCAGAAAAGAATCAAAGCAAGGCGGGACTTGGAGCTCAttgattggatgttgagatgtgGGCGTGGCTCTCAAAGGTGTATGTAGATGAGCGAGAGCTGCAGGGGCGGAGCTTAAGAGACTAAACGATTGGAGAAATCCTGCATACATCACCAGAGAGAAGATCTGTTAAACATCACAAGctcacaacataaaaaaataaaataaaaggactgTTTACAATAAGATCTATAACATGCCTTTAGAATATTTCCACTTCACGCtgatttaataaactaattaatgtGGGTCTGCTCCTCACAAAACTCATCATGTGACTTCAGAAGGCAGTAGTTATCAATATTTATGGTGTTGTTGGAGATTCATAGCATCAATAACAATCCACGTCCCTCACATGTAAAAGAGCAGCGAGAACATGCCGCTAAACGTCTCTTTTCATGAGTGACTGACGGGTGAACTAGTCCTTTAGTTAGTCATGTTAACTCAACCAGAGGAAGGTCTTTAGATGAATGCTCCCAGGTCAAAACGTGGAGTGTGATACCTTTGACCTCCAGAAAGTCTGCATCATCgtcctcctcatcttcatcatcggGGGAGCTGAACACACTGGGGCGGGCCGCGGGCAGCGCTGCCTTCTTGGACGGGGCGTAGTTCTTGATCTGATTGATCATGCTGCTGACCCCCAGACCTGGACGCTTCCCAATCAGAACGCTCCTCTTCTGAGCCTGACCTCCGGCTGTGGGCGGACTCTGAGCACTGGGGGCGGAGCCAGTGGATCctacaggaaatgacatcagcaCAAGAGCTTCACGACAGTCCAAACACAGCAGATCAGATGCTGCATCAGCACAAGGCTGTAATACAGttgaggtcaaaagtttacacccccccccccccccctacagAAGATTAAGATTTGAGATGATGTAGAAATTAAGATTTCAACagctgtctgagatacaactattagaaaatctggaatctgagggagcaaaaacatctaaatattgagaaaatcattgtTCGTATCAGCTGGCTCATAAAACCTTTCATATTCATCATATTCTGTGCAGTGAATCAATTGACAACCTAATCTTATTAAACACTTTCATTGGTGAAATGGAGCCAAAGCAGGCAGTATTTGTCTAAAATGTAACcgtatattaacttcttgtttactgaaatgtaaaacaaacatcCCCTTGCAATCACACAGATGAACAGATGAGCTGAACTATATCAAACAGAAATGAGTCAAAGCAAACACGAGAGAGAGAACACAAACCTTCATCAGCGCTGGATTTCTCTCGCTGCATCTTCAGGAACTGCTGCAGGAAACTGCCATCGTTCACAAACTTATTAGATGAGGATGAGGAGAAGGAggacgaggaagaggaggatgaggaggaggaagatgctTCTGAGGGAGgagaactgacacacacacacacagagagagagagagagatcaacacACGGATCAGCTGTGTTCTGCTGTACTGATGATCAGAGCCGTGCATCACCTGCTGGactggttctggttctggttcaGGTTCTGGATGGGCTTCTGCTTCTTCAGAGCCTGCTCTTTCAGTCTGGCCTCGatctctctcttcttctgagCAATCAGCTCCTCCTGTCTCATGATCACATTCAGTTTACTCTTCTGATGAGTCTTCCAGCCGCCacgacctgaaacacacacacatacacatttatctCACGATACTCTCATCTCATAGACCTCCAGGGTTAGgggtgcactttattttacagcccACTTACTTTAGAAAGTGCTGTAATACAAGGACACTACATGGGTTAGAGTTAGTATCTAGTTACTGTGACCAGAAGAAGGACATGGAGAGTGTGTAGATGTAAAATAAAGCGTTAGTGTGCTTTCATTGTGTTCATATCAGGTGAATGATACTTTGTGTCATAACTCTAAACAAATccttacagaaaataaaacacgAGAGTTAACCAGAAACATGATTCGGTTGACTCAGGAACGACTCAAAAAATTATGAACTAGTTgattatttcaatatttcaacCTCACGAGTATAAAAACACTCATGCTCTGCTGAATCTGACGAAACCGGTCAACAATAATTATAACGCAAAAATGAAGCCTAAGTTAGTCACATTATTTACATGACAATTACAACAGTGATTTCGATGTTTTCCTGAGATTTATGATCATATTTATAAACGTAATTAATACATTCAGTTGCAATTTAGTTCAGCTTTATTGACATGACAATTGAAGAACACTTGCGTTTCTGCTaaacaaaagatgaaaaagaaactAAAATATAGATTTTCAAGTAAATACAGAGGCATATCAGAATCATTCAGCATGAAACACAGAATCTAGCGCTCTGATATCGTGTTTTAGATGTCACACATCGCTAATAAAactgttgttttggtttgtgaggGTTAGCACTGAAGCGGCTAATCGATCAGAACAATCCAAACAAACATCATCTCAACAAACTGAGTCAAAGAACGAGTCAGACACGCAAACAAACGCACATATGTGAGagaaaagcagtgtttgtgaggaTATTTTAGTGTGGAATGATGTTTTTACCTGCATCGCTAGACTCCATCGCGCTGAGTGCTGTAGAGCAGCTGCTTCTTCTTCTGTGGTCTGCAGAGCGGATGGAGAATTACACCGCAGCGCGAATATCGCCCCCTGCCGGCTGCCCGCTGCGCATGCGCGTCTCACTGCAGATACTGCGCACGCTTCTTTGTACTTTATTCAGCAACATTAACTTTAGTACTACATACTGTAGAAAAGTCTTCagttatttgtttgtattgtcaGTGCTGCTTCTAGATTATTTGATGTTAACATGAAGTTTCGGGGTCAGGTGACAcaaacagacgcacacacactatctctcacacacacagacacacacaaacactacggCAGAGATGATGGCGATTATTGTAGGACTGCAGTGGGTTGAGGAAGTAAAaccagacagagtggtgtgttGTGTTGACTCTGTGTAGCAGCTCTTTGTagtattcaaaatatgaaatctAATAGAGAAGATCTAATGCTAGAAATTCAACAAAGTTTATTTAGATTACAGAGACTACGGATAGATGTAAGATTCTGCTGGGTACCTGCCCACACAGGTGTACAAGGGAATGAGGGAGCAGACAATATAGCAAAAAAATCAACTAAGATGAACAATGTCATAAATATACCTCTTGGAAAAGGAGAAGCTAAGgcgataattaaaaaataaatgttaaagaaaTGGCAGGATAGGTGGGATGTGGATAAAAGTGGAAGGAAATATTACAGCTTGCAAAAATCTATTAATGCTCAGGGTGTGAATAGAAGTAACAGAAGAGAGGAGAGTGTTTTAACCAGGCTAAGGTTTGATCACACAGGgttaaataaaacactgtttttaatgGGCAAAAGTCCATCAGATGAATGTTTGGAATGTAGGTCCAAGGAAGATGTAGAACATGTATTGCTATATTGTAAGAAATATAGAGATGAGAGGATGAGGCTAAAACAAAAGATAAGTCAGACAGGAAGGAAGTGGAACCTTGAAGGTTTATTAGGCACAACAGGAGATGGTGTAAAGGATACACAGAAAGCAGTTatacaatatctaaaaaatatagggatatacaaTAGgatatagaatttttattttttatttttatttttttatttgatataaagtaGTACCAATGGATATTGCTCATGTTACATACTCTGATACAGTAGGTGGCGTATCATACAAGTGATTCCCAGGATGCTCTGGAGACAGCAGATGTGGAAGTGTTCCAGGGACTTGATGTGTCGGCTGTAAGTAACCCATGCTTCACAGCTGTAGAGGAGGGTGGTGATGCAGACTGCTTGGTAGATGCATATTTTTGTGTTGAGATGAAGGTTCTGGTTCTGAAAAACCCGCCGCCGGAGTCTCCCAAAGGCAGCTGATGCTTATTTGATTCTGTTCTGGACTTCATTGTCAATGCTATTGTCTTCAGAGATAATACTCCCAAGGTATTTGAATGATGGCACAATTGATAGTTTTTCATCTGCAACATAGAAGATGGGTGGTGCGGGTGGGATGTTGGCACTCCACTGGCAGATTAACACTGTTTTGACGGTGTTGATGGTCAGCCCCATCCTGCTATACACCCTCACTGCTGCATCTAGGACAGACTGGAGGTCTTGTGGAGAGTGAGATACGAGAGCGCAGTCATCTGCATACTGCAGTCAAGTATCCTCACTCGGTGCAGTTTGGTGGTTGATTGCAGTCTCCTGATATTAAAGAGGTTACCATCCAGCCTGTATGCTACAGTCACTCCACGGTTGTCTTGTATTTCCTTGTGGAGAAGCTGGGTGACACAAATGAGGAAGATGCTAAAAAGCACTGGTGCCAGTACACACCCCTGCCTTACCCCTGTATGCACAGGGACAGGGCTAGACTGTTGACCTCCTATTGTCACCCTAGCAGTCATTCCATCATGAAACTGACGGAGGATGTTGACAAACTTAGTGGGGCATCCAAACCAGAGGAGGACTTCCCAAAAGAGATCTCTCTGCACAGTGTCGAAGGCTTTGGAGAGGTCGACAAAAGCCATAAACAGCTCTTAATGTTGCTCCCTGCACTTTTGCTGAAGTTGCCGGGTTGTAAAGACCATGTCGACTGTGCTCCTGTTCTTTCTAAACCCACACTGTGACTCGGGGAGCATAGACTCTGTGATGTTATTGATCAGTCTTTGTAACATCACCTTAGCCAGGACCTTGCCTGCCACAGCAAGAAGTGATATGCCCCTATGGTTGTCACAAATGGCCCTATCTCCTTTGCTCTTACATATAGTTACAATACTAGCATCTCTCCATTGCTGTGGGATGCTTTCTTCATCCCAGGCCTTGGCGATGTAATGATGTAGTGTTCTTGTGCAGAGATACCCTCCCTGTTTTAGCAGTTCTGCAGGAATATTGTCAGAGCCAGGAGACTTGTTGTACTTCAGGGAGCGGACAGCTGACAGAACCTCCAGGAAGGTTGGAGGTTGGCTAAGGTTGTCAATAGGGGGAAATTCAGGCAATTCATTCAGGATGGTTTAGTCTGCATCAGAGTCCTGATTTAGTAAGGTGTTAAAATGTTCAGCATTTTCCTCTCCAGGATGCTATTCTGGTCTTTCAGGACTTTGAGCCCATCTGCTGTTTTCAGGGGAGTGATGCGATGACTTATTGGGCCGTAAATGGATTTGACTGCATTATAAATGTTGTGCATGTCATTTCTGTCAGCGAATGACTGAATTTCATGAGCCTTCTCCATCCACCACTTGTTTT from Carassius gibelio isolate Cgi1373 ecotype wild population from Czech Republic chromosome B2, carGib1.2-hapl.c, whole genome shotgun sequence encodes:
- the sugp1 gene encoding SURP and G-patch domain-containing protein 1 isoform X1; translation: MESSDAGRGGWKTHQKSKLNVIMRQEELIAQKKREIEARLKEQALKKQKPIQNLNQNQNQSSSSPPSEASSSSSSSSSSSSFSSSSSNKFVNDGSFLQQFLKMQREKSSADEGSTGSAPSAQSPPTAGGQAQKRSVLIGKRPGLGVSSMINQIKNYAPSKKAALPAARPSVFSSPDDEDEEDDDADFLEVKVSPPEDGDLRLVIDKMASFVAEGGSELERKAMEDYREDPVFSFLFEKSSKEHLYYRKRVAEIRRDASLQTDVSSSVDDSTRKVAEKLARFVADGGPEVEIMAAQHNRDNPAFSFLYDYQSAAHRFYKAKVDELRQDKSTESQTSVQNDSQEHTHTHTAAKRKRKSRWGAEDDKVELPTPTVISPTAPAAASSTPALTDQELSSLGYKKGKPVGLVGVTELSDDQKKQLKEQQEMQEMFDMIMKHKRAMQDMQLLWEKAIKNHQHEYDSDEELDPDDGTWEHRLRHMEMEKTREWAEQLTEMGKGKHFIGDFLPPDELEKFMETFKALKEGRDPDYSEYKEFKLTVENIGFKMLMKMGWKEGDGLGSDGQGIKNPVNRGSTAVDGAGFGVDRPAELSKSDDEYDAFRKRMMLAYRFRPNPLNNPRRPYY
- the sugp1 gene encoding SURP and G-patch domain-containing protein 1 isoform X2 gives rise to the protein MESSDAGRGGWKTHQKSKLNVIMRQEELIAQKKREIEARLKEQALKKQKPIQNLNQNQNQSSSSPPSEASSSSSSSSSSSSFSSSSSNKFVNDGSFLQQFLKMQREKSSADEGSTGSAPSAQSPPTAGGQAQKRSVLIGKRPGLGVSSMINQIKNYAPSKKAALPAARPSVFSSPDDEDEEDDDADFLEVKVSPPEDGDLRLVIDKMASFVAEGGSELERKAMEDYREDPVFSFLFEKSSKEHLYYRKRVAEIRRDASLQTDVDDSTRKVAEKLARFVADGGPEVEIMAAQHNRDNPAFSFLYDYQSAAHRFYKAKVDELRQDKSTESQTSVQNDSQEHTHTHTAAKRKRKSRWGAEDDKVELPTPTVISPTAPAAASSTPALTDQELSSLGYKKGKPVGLVGVTELSDDQKKQLKEQQEMQEMFDMIMKHKRAMQDMQLLWEKAIKNHQHEYDSDEELDPDDGTWEHRLRHMEMEKTREWAEQLTEMGKGKHFIGDFLPPDELEKFMETFKALKEGRDPDYSEYKEFKLTVENIGFKMLMKMGWKEGDGLGSDGQGIKNPVNRGSTAVDGAGFGVDRPAELSKSDDEYDAFRKRMMLAYRFRPNPLNNPRRPYY